AACGTTTACGGGCAAAGTGACCTTGGTGGACTCTACTATTCATTGTTGTTATTTATCGTTGCTGTTATTTGCCATGTGAATGGCGAGATTTATTGCTGTCTTGAAACTGCCCGCATCGGCGGTGCCGGTGGCGGCGAGTTCAAGGGCGGTACCGTGATCAACGGAAGTCCGGATAAAAGGCAGGCCAAGCGTGATATTCACTGCGCGACCGAATCCCTGATATTTTAGCACCGGAAGGCCCTGATCGTGATACATCGATAAAACAGCATCGGCATGTTGCAGATATTTAGGCTGGAATAACGTATCAGCGGGCAGCGGGCCGATGAGATCCATCCCTTGCTGGCGCAGTTCGTCCAGTGCAGGAATGATAATGTCGATCTCTTCGTGCCCCATGTGGCCACCTTCGCCGGCATGTGGATTCAGACCACACACATAAATTTTCGGCGCGGTAATACCAAATTTGGTTTTCAGATCATGATGCAAAATGGTGATGACTTCATGCAGGCATTCACGGGTAATGGCACCCGGCACCGCCAGCAGAGGCAAGTGCGTAGTCGCCAGCGCAACGCGCAATTCTTCAGTCGCCAGCATCATCACAACACGGTTGCAATGGCTGCGGTCGGCGAAGAATTCGGTGTGACCGATGAAGGGAATACCGGCATCGTTGATAATGCTTTTCTGAACCGGACCGGTAATCAGTGCGGAAAATTCGCCGCTGATGGCACCGTCGCAGGCACGCGCCAGCGTTTCTACCACGTAAGGCGCGTTAGCAACATCCAGTTTCCCGGCTGTCACAGGCGCGGCGAGGTTAACGGGTAAAACGGTCAGTGTGCCTGCCGCCTGAGGCTCAGGCGGACGACCTTGCTGATAATCACGCAACTGAATACTCAGACCCAGTTTCTCAGCACGTTCAAGCAGTAAGGCCGGATCGGCACATACCACTAACTCAACAGGCCATGCCTGCTGAGCCAGAGCGAGTACCAGATCCGGCCCAACCCCGGCTGGCTCGCCGGGGGTGATGACCACAGATTTTGTCACGGAAGTATTATTTTCCATTACCATCCATAATTTTCACATACGCTTCAGCACGTTGTTCCTGCATCCACGTCTGAGCTTCTTCCGCAAATTTACGGTTGAACAGCATGCGGTAAGCACGTTCTTTCTGTGCTGCATCTGTTTTATCGACCTGACGGGTGTCCATCAGTTGGATCAAATGCCAGCCGAACGAGGAGTGAACCGGTGCGCTCATTTCACCTTTTTTCAGGTTCATCAGGGCATCACGGAACGCCGGATCGTACATGTCTGGTGAAGCCCAACCTAAATCGCCGCCCTGATTGGCAGAGCCCGGATCCTGAGAAAGCTGTTTAGCTTCATCAGCGAAGGTCGCTTTGCCGCTCTTAATATCAGCAGCCACTTGTTCCAGTTTTGCACGCGCCTGCGCATCGGTCATCACCACTGAAGGTTTCAGCAGGATGTGGCGGGCGTGTACTTCGGTGACGGAAACGGTTTTGTTATCGCCACGGATATCGTTCACTTTCAGGATATGGAAGCCAACACCTGAACGGATCGGACCGATAACCTGACCTTTCTGCGCGGTGCTCAACGCCTGTGCAAACAGGGAAGGCAGTTCCTGCAATTTGCCCCAGCCCATGTTACCGCCTTTCAGCGCCTGGGAGTCAGCAGAGTAGGTGATCGCCAGTTTGCCGAAATCCGCACCATTGTTCAGATCAGAGACGATTTTCTTCGCCAGCTGTTCTGCAGAATCAACCTGATCCTGCGTCGGGTTTTCTGGCAATGGCAACAGGATGTGGCTGAGGTTGAATTCAGCACCGCTGCCATTTTGCGCAGCAACCTGTTTGGCCAGCTGATCCACTTCCTGAGGCAGGATCGTAACGCGACGACGTACTTCGCTGTTACGCACTTCGCTGATGATCATTTCTTTGCGGATCTGGGCACGGTAGGTGCTGTAGTTCAAACCGTCATATGCAAGACGGCTGCGAAGCTGATCGACAGAAATGTTGTTCTGCTGGGCGATACTGGCGATGGCTTTATCGACATCCTGATCGTTTGGCGTGATCCCCATACGGGTCGCCATCTGCAACTGGATCTGATCCATGATCAGACGATCGAGGATCTGGTGACGTAACGTTGCGTCATCCGGCAGCTGTTGTTTAGCCTGCTGTGCCTGCTGTTTAACGGAATTAAACAAACCATCCACGTCACTTTGCAATACGACGCCGTTGTTCACGACGGCAGCAACTTTATCAACTTCCTGAGGGGCAGCAAACGCAGTGCTGGCACAAAGCGTCACGCCGAGGAGAAGTGTTCTCCAGTTCTTCATACTTTTTCCATTTGTCTAATCCGCAAGCGCGGGTTTCAAGTTCACTGAGTTCGTAGTGTCTTCACTAAATCAGCCCTGTCTGCACGAAATGACATGCAGACAGGAAATCAAGAGTGTCGTCGGGCTTAGAAAGCTCGCTGATATGGCAGTATGCCGGTGGCCAACATTTCTTTTGTTCCGAGGGTTTGATTGTTACCCAGGCCTCTAAGTTCAATATTGAAACCAATCTTATTGTCATACTTACTTTCGGACTTGGTCGTGTCGTAGTTGGTGATCTTACGTTCGTAACCGACATTGATTGCCCAGCAGCAGGTATTGTATTGCAGGCCGATTAACTGATCGGCGCTTTGCTGTGCTTTGGTATCGTAATAATACGCACCGACGATGGACCAGCGATCGGCAATCGGCCAGCTGGCGATACCGCCGACCTGAGAAATACCGTCCTGATACCCCGGGTTGGTGACCTGAGGTAATGTCGCCTGAATATATTCCGGGCTGGCATAACGGTAGCTCAACTGAATCATTTTCTCTGAGTCAGCACGATACTCAAGCACTGCATCGCCCAGCGCCAGTGCATCAAGACGGGTGTCATATTGCACACCGCCGCGAACGCCCCAGAAGTTATTGATTTTGTAATAAGTGTCACCTGCCCAAACCAGGCTGCCGGTGTCATCATTTTTATCCAGCACGCTGTTCTGATCGCCAGTGCGCGGTGGCTGGAAGTAATAAATCTGTCCGGCAGAGGCGTTAAAACGCTCTTCCAGATTTTCGTCATAAATACGGGTGGTTAAACCACTCGCCACCTGATTGGCAGAAGCGATGCGGTCAAGACCACTGTAACTTTTATCGCGGAACAGACCGGTGTAGTCGGACTGCAACAACGTGGAGTCATAGGTATTGATCGAACTCTGGTTACGATACGGAATGTACAGGTACTGCACTCGCGGCTCGAGGGTCTGGGTGTAATCACTGTTCCAGTCCATCGTACGGTCAAACACCATTTTGCCGTCGGTTTTAAATTCAGGCATAACGCGGTTCACGGATGAACGCAGTTTGGTGTCCGGGTTCGCATCATAATAGGCATCTGGAATATCCTGCTGATAGTGGGTAGCCATCAGCTTGATTTCGTTATCCAGACTGCCCCAGCCATTACTGAGCGGCAGGCTTAACGTAGGTTCGAAGTGCGTACGTATCGCTTCCGGGTTATCCGGGTTCACGCTGGTGAATTTCACCGCCTGACCGTACAGGTGCAGGTCGAACGGACCTACATCGTTTTTATAATAGTTAATGTCCAGCTGTGGCTGGGCACGGTAAGCATTGCTGTTACCATAATCAGTGAAGACCTGGAACTGCTTACTTGCCAGTGTCACATCCCAGTTCTTATTCGCATACCCTACACTGAATTTTTGCGTGGAATAGCCATCGGTACTGGAACCGTATTTCGAATCGAAATCGGTGAAGTAATAAGGGTCACTGACTTTGGTGTAATCGACGTTGAAGCGCCACACCTGATCGTAAACACCTGAATGACGCCAGTAATACATCCAGCGTTTGGTGGTGTTATCACTGGTACGGCCTTCGTCCTTCAGGAACTGATCGTCGATCTTCTTATCATTACCCAGATAATCGAACTCCATCAGACCCGCACCGGCGACGGTCAGGTAGCGGAATTCGTTCTGCAGCTGCAGACCACGATCGCTCATGTAATTTGGCGTGATCGTGGCGTCGTAGTTTGGCGCAATGTTCCAGTAATAAGGAACTGTCAGGCCGAAACCATTGTTAGTGCTGTATTTAGCGTTAGGGATAAGGAAACCGGAACGGCGCTTATCCCCAATCGGTAACTGCATATAAGGGCTGTAGAACACAGGAACCGGGCCGATATGGAAACGTGCGTTCCAGATCTCAGCCACTTCTTCCTGACGGTCCTGAATCACTTCTGAACCGACGACGCTCCAGCTGTTATCACCGGGCAGACAGGTGGTGAACGTGCCGTTATCCATGATGGTGTAGCGGTTATTGTCACGCTGCTTCATCTTGTCAGCCTGGCCACGACCCTGACGGCCAACCATCTGATAATCACCATCCTGAACATCAGTGTCTTTCGTGGTCAGGTTTGCAAAGCCTTTCGGGCCCTTCAGCTTGATTTGATTATCGTTATAACGCACGTTGCCGGTCGCTGTGGCGGTTCGGGTCGGCGTTGGCTGATTAGGATTCGCGATTTGATTGAGCTGAACCTGATCAGCGTCCAGTGTGCTGTTTCCCTGAACAACGTTAACGTTGCCGCTAAACAACGCGCTGTCGGGATAATTGCCTGTCGCCTTATCGGCATTAATAGTAACAGGCAGTGAGTTAGGATCACCCTGCACCAAAGGTTTGTCATAGGTCGGAACGCCGAGCATACATTGTTCTGCGAGATCGGCCATTGCGCCGTGACTGTACAATACTGACCAGATTGTGGCGGCCAGCATTGTCGGTAAGCGTGTTTTCAGACGTCTGTTTTTCATACGTAAAATGGTGTTCCGTCATCAGAGGCATCATGCCGGCAAACGGTCAGAGACTATCTCACTCATCATGGTTGCGCTAGTGTTAAATCCCACCGGTTACGTTGCCGCCGTTAGGCACAACGATAAATGCCGGTTATGATAAAGCAATTTTTAAGCGACGGCATGGCGAATTGAGGAGTATATGCAGTATTGGGGAAAACTGCTCGGACTTATCCTTGGCTTATGGTCAGGTTTAGGCTTCTGGGGAATTGTTGCAGGGCTGGTGATAGGGCATATGTTTGATACCGCGCGTTCCGCGAAACGCCGGGGATATTTTGCCGA
The Rahnella variigena genome window above contains:
- the pdxA gene encoding 4-hydroxythreonine-4-phosphate dehydrogenase PdxA; the protein is MENNTSVTKSVVITPGEPAGVGPDLVLALAQQAWPVELVVCADPALLLERAEKLGLSIQLRDYQQGRPPEPQAAGTLTVLPVNLAAPVTAGKLDVANAPYVVETLARACDGAISGEFSALITGPVQKSIINDAGIPFIGHTEFFADRSHCNRVVMMLATEELRVALATTHLPLLAVPGAITRECLHEVITILHHDLKTKFGITAPKIYVCGLNPHAGEGGHMGHEEIDIIIPALDELRQQGMDLIGPLPADTLFQPKYLQHADAVLSMYHDQGLPVLKYQGFGRAVNITLGLPFIRTSVDHGTALELAATGTADAGSFKTAINLAIHMANNSNDK
- the surA gene encoding peptidylprolyl isomerase SurA, whose product is MKNWRTLLLGVTLCASTAFAAPQEVDKVAAVVNNGVVLQSDVDGLFNSVKQQAQQAKQQLPDDATLRHQILDRLIMDQIQLQMATRMGITPNDQDVDKAIASIAQQNNISVDQLRSRLAYDGLNYSTYRAQIRKEMIISEVRNSEVRRRVTILPQEVDQLAKQVAAQNGSGAEFNLSHILLPLPENPTQDQVDSAEQLAKKIVSDLNNGADFGKLAITYSADSQALKGGNMGWGKLQELPSLFAQALSTAQKGQVIGPIRSGVGFHILKVNDIRGDNKTVSVTEVHARHILLKPSVVMTDAQARAKLEQVAADIKSGKATFADEAKQLSQDPGSANQGGDLGWASPDMYDPAFRDALMNLKKGEMSAPVHSSFGWHLIQLMDTRQVDKTDAAQKERAYRMLFNRKFAEEAQTWMQEQRAEAYVKIMDGNGK
- the lptD gene encoding LPS assembly protein LptD, which codes for MKNRRLKTRLPTMLAATIWSVLYSHGAMADLAEQCMLGVPTYDKPLVQGDPNSLPVTINADKATGNYPDSALFSGNVNVVQGNSTLDADQVQLNQIANPNQPTPTRTATATGNVRYNDNQIKLKGPKGFANLTTKDTDVQDGDYQMVGRQGRGQADKMKQRDNNRYTIMDNGTFTTCLPGDNSWSVVGSEVIQDRQEEVAEIWNARFHIGPVPVFYSPYMQLPIGDKRRSGFLIPNAKYSTNNGFGLTVPYYWNIAPNYDATITPNYMSDRGLQLQNEFRYLTVAGAGLMEFDYLGNDKKIDDQFLKDEGRTSDNTTKRWMYYWRHSGVYDQVWRFNVDYTKVSDPYYFTDFDSKYGSSTDGYSTQKFSVGYANKNWDVTLASKQFQVFTDYGNSNAYRAQPQLDINYYKNDVGPFDLHLYGQAVKFTSVNPDNPEAIRTHFEPTLSLPLSNGWGSLDNEIKLMATHYQQDIPDAYYDANPDTKLRSSVNRVMPEFKTDGKMVFDRTMDWNSDYTQTLEPRVQYLYIPYRNQSSINTYDSTLLQSDYTGLFRDKSYSGLDRIASANQVASGLTTRIYDENLEERFNASAGQIYYFQPPRTGDQNSVLDKNDDTGSLVWAGDTYYKINNFWGVRGGVQYDTRLDALALGDAVLEYRADSEKMIQLSYRYASPEYIQATLPQVTNPGYQDGISQVGGIASWPIADRWSIVGAYYYDTKAQQSADQLIGLQYNTCCWAINVGYERKITNYDTTKSESKYDNKIGFNIELRGLGNNQTLGTKEMLATGILPYQRAF